The following are encoded in a window of Salvelinus fontinalis isolate EN_2023a chromosome 40, ASM2944872v1, whole genome shotgun sequence genomic DNA:
- the LOC129839083 gene encoding zinc finger protein 664-like, translating to MSSPMYSPPAKEEAVCWTEKEVLGLNMVVKEKKEEEDVTVKQEVEGEAVTVKEEEKYVTVKEEEDAFRVKEEEDAFRVKEEEDVTVKEEEDTFRVKEEDDVTVKEEKEKDAVFGVEKEGEITVILTEESRDLITTRERPDSDSGKSSSEETDPETPNQHHCSHCGKSFRWLWNLKTHERIHTGEKPYHCSHCGKSFRWLVSLKTHERIHTGEKPYHCSHCGKSFRWSGSLKMHERIHTGEKPYPCSHCGKSFRWSGSLKTHERIHTGEKPYHCSHCGKSFWWSRSLKTHERIHTGEKPFQCSHCGKSFRWSRSLKTHERIHTGEKPFQHTNTQEETTYHCSHCEKTFSQSEDLKTHERIERLCSDLCF from the exons ATGAGCTCACCGATGTATTCTCCCCCTGCTAAAGAGGAggcggtctgctggacggagaaagaagttTTGGGGCTGAACATGGTCGTGAAAGagaagaaggaagaagaggatgtcacagtaaaacaagaagtagagggtgaggctgttacggtgaaagaagaagagaaatacgttacagtgaaagaagaggaagacgcgttcagagtgaaagaagaggaagacgcgttcagagtgaaagaggaggaggatgttactgtgaaagaagaggaagacacgTTCagggtgaaagaggaggatgatgttactgtgaaagaagagaaagagaaggatgcagtttttggagtggagaaagagggagagataacgGTCATATTGACAGAGGAGTCAAGAGATCTGATTACCAcca gagagagaccagactctGACAGCGGGAAGAGTTCCTCAGAGGAAACAGACCCAGAGACGCCTAACCAACACCActgctcccactgtggaaagagttttaggtgGTTATGGAACCTGAAAACgcatgagagaatacatacaggagaAAAGCCCTACCACTGTTctcactgtggaaagagttttaggtgGTTAGTGAGTCTGAAaacgcatgagagaatacacacaggagaaaagccctaccactgttctcactgtggaaagagttttaggtgGTCAGGGAGTCTGAAaatgcatgagagaatacacacaggagaaaagccgtaTCCCTGTTctcactgtggaaagagttttaggtgGTCAGGGAGCCTGAAaacgcatgagagaatacacacaggagaaaagccgtatcactgttctcactgtggaaagagtttttggtggtcaaggagtctgaaaacgcatgagagaatacacacaggagaaaaacctTTCCAATGTTctcactgtggaaagagttttaggtggtcaaggagtctgaaaacgcatgagagaatacacacaggagaaaagcctttccaaCATACTAATACACAGGAGGAGACAACATACCACTGCTCTCATTGTGAAAAgacattttcccagtcagaggacCTGAAAACACATGAGAGAATAGAGAGGCTGTGTTCTGACTTATGTTTCTGA